From Gouania willdenowi unplaced genomic scaffold, fGouWil2.1 scaffold_120_arrow_ctg1, whole genome shotgun sequence, one genomic window encodes:
- the LOC114458499 gene encoding zinc finger protein 775-like isoform X2 — translation MEKDVRNIKAEPQEEQVSAAAAGGRACVKSESAEDSVSCVFCGQWFSSGGVLTRHVWTHSGRRSLHCLVCDSAFTRESRLLAHQCPAPSPRLAFPCSLCLHSFDSRARLDLHGSAHRACSVCGTAFAHSDALIVHMRSHAQQTQFSCSVCGKDFTWRRHLDRHMELHQNQDQNQAKVHRYSICRRTLCRRRTRMGQRGCGHLPQQEGRPQQEGRPQQEGRPQHGDRPQQEEPSPGSSAEPDPDSKLWSVVQLQPASDDSEDSDFWKDDRKATSTPRLQQEAPPPEANQEEPGPAEAETSSAKRFVCGKCGKSFQYHYLLRRHQRSHTGEKPFCCSVCGKRFSQKENLLYHAGLHTGHKRFSCPVCQRRFNWLSGFKRHVCVPEREDGPRLDHSPPPF, via the coding sequence ATGGAGAAGGATGTGCGCAACATTAAGGCGGAGCCTCAGGAGGAGCAGgtcagtgctgctgctgcaggggGCAGAGCCTGTGTGAAGTCAGAGAGCGCTGAGGACTCAGTGAGCTGTGTGTTCTGTGGACAGTGGTTCAGCTCAGGAGGAGTTCTGACACGTCACGTCTGGACTCACAGTGGGCGTCGCTCGCTGCACTGTCTCGTCTGTGACTCCGCCTTCACAAGGGAGAGCCGCCTCCTGGCCCACCAATGCCCGGCCCCCTCGCCACGCCTCGCCTTCCCCTGCTCGCTGTGCCTCCACAGCTTTGACTCCCGGGCCCGTCTGGACCTGCACGGCTCCGCCCACCGCGCCTGCTCGGTGTGTGGCACCGCCTTCGCCCACAGCGATGCCCTGATTGTCCACATGAGGAGTCACGCTCAGCAGACACAGTTCAGCTGCTCCGTGTGTGGGAAGGACTTCACCTGGAGGAGACATCTGGACCGCCACATGGAGCTCCaccagaaccaggaccagaATCAGGCCAAGGTGCACCGCTACAGCATCTGCCGCCGCACGCTCTGCCGGCGCCGCACCAGGATGGGCCAGCGTGGGTGTGGGCACCTACCGCAGCAGGAGGGCCGACCGCAGCAGGAGGGCCGACCGCAGCAGGAGGGCCGACCGCAGCACGGGGACCGACCGCAGCAGGAGGAGCCCTCCCCCGGCAGCTCAGCAGAACCAGATCCTGATTCTAAGCTGTGGAGCGTGGTCCAACTCCAGCCGGCGAGTGATGACAGTGAGGACAGCGACTTCTGGAAGGATGACAGGAAAGCCACGTCCACACCACGCCTCCAGCaggaggccccgccccctgaaGCGAACCAGGAAGAACCAGGACCAGCAGAGGCAGAGACCAGCAGCGCTAAACGCTTCGTGTGCGGCAAGTGTGGGAAGAGCTTCCAGTACCACTACCTCCTGAGGAGGCACCAGCGCAGCCACACGGGGGAGAAACCGTTCTGCTGCTCCGTGTGTGGGAAGCGTTTCTCCCAGAAGGAGAACCTGCTGTACCATGCTGGGCTGCACACGGGACACAAACGCTTCAGCTGCCCCGTGTGTCAGCGCCGCTTCAACTGGCTCTCAGGCTTCAAGAGACACGTGTGTGTCCCTGAGAGAGAGGACGGACCCAGGTTGGACCACAGCCCGCCGCCGTTCTGA
- the LOC114458499 gene encoding zinc finger protein 775-like isoform X1, which yields MMEKDVRNIKAEPQEEQVSAAAAGGRACVKSESAEDSVSCVFCGQWFSSGGVLTRHVWTHSGRRSLHCLVCDSAFTRESRLLAHQCPAPSPRLAFPCSLCLHSFDSRARLDLHGSAHRACSVCGTAFAHSDALIVHMRSHAQQTQFSCSVCGKDFTWRRHLDRHMELHQNQDQNQAKVHRYSICRRTLCRRRTRMGQRGCGHLPQQEGRPQQEGRPQQEGRPQHGDRPQQEEPSPGSSAEPDPDSKLWSVVQLQPASDDSEDSDFWKDDRKATSTPRLQQEAPPPEANQEEPGPAEAETSSAKRFVCGKCGKSFQYHYLLRRHQRSHTGEKPFCCSVCGKRFSQKENLLYHAGLHTGHKRFSCPVCQRRFNWLSGFKRHVCVPEREDGPRLDHSPPPF from the exons atg ATGGAGAAGGATGTGCGCAACATTAAGGCGGAGCCTCAGGAGGAGCAGgtcagtgctgctgctgcaggggGCAGAGCCTGTGTGAAGTCAGAGAGCGCTGAGGACTCAGTGAGCTGTGTGTTCTGTGGACAGTGGTTCAGCTCAGGAGGAGTTCTGACACGTCACGTCTGGACTCACAGTGGGCGTCGCTCGCTGCACTGTCTCGTCTGTGACTCCGCCTTCACAAGGGAGAGCCGCCTCCTGGCCCACCAATGCCCGGCCCCCTCGCCACGCCTCGCCTTCCCCTGCTCGCTGTGCCTCCACAGCTTTGACTCCCGGGCCCGTCTGGACCTGCACGGCTCCGCCCACCGCGCCTGCTCGGTGTGTGGCACCGCCTTCGCCCACAGCGATGCCCTGATTGTCCACATGAGGAGTCACGCTCAGCAGACACAGTTCAGCTGCTCCGTGTGTGGGAAGGACTTCACCTGGAGGAGACATCTGGACCGCCACATGGAGCTCCaccagaaccaggaccagaATCAGGCCAAGGTGCACCGCTACAGCATCTGCCGCCGCACGCTCTGCCGGCGCCGCACCAGGATGGGCCAGCGTGGGTGTGGGCACCTACCGCAGCAGGAGGGCCGACCGCAGCAGGAGGGCCGACCGCAGCAGGAGGGCCGACCGCAGCACGGGGACCGACCGCAGCAGGAGGAGCCCTCCCCCGGCAGCTCAGCAGAACCAGATCCTGATTCTAAGCTGTGGAGCGTGGTCCAACTCCAGCCGGCGAGTGATGACAGTGAGGACAGCGACTTCTGGAAGGATGACAGGAAAGCCACGTCCACACCACGCCTCCAGCaggaggccccgccccctgaaGCGAACCAGGAAGAACCAGGACCAGCAGAGGCAGAGACCAGCAGCGCTAAACGCTTCGTGTGCGGCAAGTGTGGGAAGAGCTTCCAGTACCACTACCTCCTGAGGAGGCACCAGCGCAGCCACACGGGGGAGAAACCGTTCTGCTGCTCCGTGTGTGGGAAGCGTTTCTCCCAGAAGGAGAACCTGCTGTACCATGCTGGGCTGCACACGGGACACAAACGCTTCAGCTGCCCCGTGTGTCAGCGCCGCTTCAACTGGCTCTCAGGCTTCAAGAGACACGTGTGTGTCCCTGAGAGAGAGGACGGACCCAGGTTGGACCACAGCCCGCCGCCGTTCTGA